The Frankiaceae bacterium genome includes a region encoding these proteins:
- a CDS encoding CehA/McbA family metallohydrolase, which translates to MRPLSRREFLYAAAATAALSKLPGAGAREGVWLAGDLHCHSVYSHDVWSGPEDDNTGYEEFYTHGHTPGEQIALATLRGLDFLAITDHNRVESIHAPDYVSSSLTLVPGYEHSLPGSDHAGVFVPRRDLLPDVIPAGNGTAAWLDEIHARGGMAICNHPFYGNENDGDALAWDQSVADTQRFDAVEVWNSLWLTRHELTPVYEPDNHLAVRWWDTTFRGAATGASDNHWKTLDPTAGVGQPTTWVYAPTNSAAGVIAGVQAGRTTISWQPPALGGPFLTLDVVEDWSGRAAMVGGSVRGDGQHLAVVTTRNALGMTLRLVANGTEVVHESRVTSSRTEVPLVLPSGGRLRAELLLEERYALTALTSPVYADGRAPAKARREPTRGRPLTYDGSGFAALPAPALHPSMSCTCAH; encoded by the coding sequence GTGCGACCGCTGAGCCGCAGGGAGTTCCTCTACGCCGCCGCCGCGACCGCGGCGCTGTCCAAGCTGCCCGGCGCGGGTGCCCGCGAGGGCGTCTGGCTGGCCGGGGACCTGCATTGCCACAGCGTGTACAGCCACGACGTGTGGTCGGGCCCCGAGGACGACAACACGGGGTACGAGGAGTTCTACACGCACGGCCACACGCCCGGTGAGCAGATCGCGCTCGCGACGCTGCGCGGCCTCGACTTCCTCGCGATCACCGACCACAACCGCGTCGAGTCGATCCACGCCCCCGACTACGTCTCGTCCTCGCTGACCTTGGTGCCTGGGTATGAGCACTCGCTCCCTGGCTCCGACCACGCGGGCGTGTTCGTGCCCCGGCGCGACCTGCTGCCCGACGTCATCCCCGCTGGCAACGGGACGGCGGCGTGGCTCGACGAGATCCACGCGCGCGGCGGCATGGCGATCTGCAACCACCCGTTCTACGGCAACGAGAACGACGGCGACGCCCTCGCCTGGGACCAGTCCGTCGCCGACACGCAGCGCTTCGACGCGGTCGAGGTCTGGAACTCCCTGTGGCTCACCCGCCACGAGCTGACGCCGGTCTACGAGCCCGACAACCACCTCGCCGTGCGCTGGTGGGACACGACGTTCCGCGGCGCCGCGACGGGCGCGAGCGACAACCACTGGAAGACGCTCGACCCGACAGCGGGCGTCGGCCAGCCGACGACGTGGGTCTACGCCCCCACCAACTCCGCCGCCGGCGTCATCGCGGGCGTGCAGGCGGGTCGTACGACGATCTCGTGGCAGCCGCCCGCGCTCGGCGGGCCGTTCCTCACGCTCGACGTCGTCGAGGACTGGAGCGGCCGGGCCGCGATGGTCGGCGGCTCCGTCCGCGGCGATGGCCAGCACCTCGCCGTCGTCACGACCCGCAACGCGCTCGGCATGACCCTGCGCCTCGTCGCCAACGGCACCGAGGTCGTCCACGAGTCGCGCGTGACGTCGTCACGCACCGAGGTCCCCCTCGTTCTGCCCAGTGGCGGCCGGCTCCGCGCCGAGCTGCTGCTGGAGGAGAGGTACGCCCTGACCGCGCTCACGTCGCCGGTGTACGCCGACGGCCGCGCGCCCGCCAAGGCCCGCCGCGAGCCCACCCGCGGTCGGCCCCTGACGTACGACGGCAGCGGCTTCGCCGCGCTGCCCGCCCCCGCACTGCACCCCTCGATGTCCTGCACCTGCGCCCACTGA
- a CDS encoding GH92 family glycosyl hydrolase, whose amino-acid sequence MPSVSRMLPRALVLCLAAATLPAVAAPGPAPAPPVPDLARHVDPMVGTFAPGFTVPGAATPFGMTQVSPDTGGPFAYSGYLYTDPAINGFSHVHLSGPGVKKAGDIPFLPTTGPLVTSDFRAYGSTFDHATERAEAGYYTVRLDTYGVTAELTATTRTGIQRYAFPPAVQANVIVDAGRSVEGAHPGSFEVVDADTIRGWSRGRYPVYFESDFSQPFTSSGRWNAASGWVSFAPGSTVTVQTGISFVDAAGAKANLDAERTAFDAAKAAARAAWNRELARIQVTGGTVLDQRTFYTALYHSLLHPNVFEDADGRYLGFDGAVHDSPGRTHYANFSSWDTYKAQNQLLASVWPERYADMLRSLLVDATEGGKLPRWGEQNFDASHMSGDPAIPTITDGVCRGLLTDAEAEELYAEAVELVTRREAAWHQRGYLPLQASSRGAGTTLEYGVADFSLALLAHALGKSEDAATWAAQSAAYRDLLDPETRWIRPRNDDGSWHAPFDPTDETGFQEGNSWQYSWLAPHDARGVFDRMGGDAAAAERLDTHFSEAVGSVVPVAVAEAQTRVTAFGLVYRTNQYAPGNEHDLQTSWMYAHARQPWKVQSVQRQIQGVFRPTPEGLPGNDDLGSLSAWYVWSALGLGPVTPGAPFYVIGSPVFERAAIDLPGKKDVVINAPGASLLNKYVQSASIDRSWISHRDLRKAGTLTLHMGPTPNTTWGTASAPPSLSDSGLGAFACDR is encoded by the coding sequence ATGCCCTCAGTGTCGCGGATGCTCCCCCGCGCGCTCGTGCTCTGCCTGGCCGCCGCGACCCTGCCCGCCGTCGCCGCGCCGGGCCCCGCGCCGGCGCCGCCCGTGCCGGACCTCGCGCGGCACGTGGACCCGATGGTGGGGACGTTCGCGCCGGGGTTCACTGTGCCGGGCGCCGCGACGCCGTTCGGGATGACCCAGGTCTCCCCGGACACGGGTGGCCCCTTCGCCTACTCCGGCTACCTCTACACGGACCCGGCCATCAACGGCTTCTCGCACGTCCACCTCTCCGGGCCGGGCGTGAAGAAGGCGGGCGACATCCCGTTCCTGCCGACGACCGGGCCGCTCGTGACGAGCGACTTCCGGGCGTACGGCAGCACCTTCGACCACGCCACCGAACGCGCCGAGGCCGGCTACTACACGGTCCGCCTCGACACGTACGGCGTCACCGCCGAGCTCACCGCCACGACCCGCACGGGGATCCAGCGCTACGCCTTCCCGCCGGCCGTCCAGGCCAACGTCATCGTGGACGCCGGCCGCTCGGTCGAGGGCGCGCACCCCGGCAGCTTCGAGGTCGTCGACGCCGACACCATCCGCGGCTGGTCGCGCGGGCGGTACCCCGTCTACTTCGAGTCCGACTTCAGCCAGCCGTTCACGTCGAGCGGCCGGTGGAACGCCGCCAGCGGCTGGGTGTCGTTCGCCCCCGGCAGCACCGTGACCGTGCAGACCGGGATCTCGTTCGTGGACGCGGCCGGCGCGAAGGCCAACCTCGACGCCGAGCGCACGGCATTCGACGCCGCCAAGGCCGCCGCCCGCGCGGCATGGAACCGCGAGCTCGCGCGGATCCAGGTGACCGGCGGGACGGTGCTCGACCAGCGGACGTTCTACACGGCGCTGTACCACTCCCTGCTGCACCCCAACGTCTTCGAGGACGCCGACGGCCGCTACCTCGGCTTCGACGGCGCGGTGCACGACAGCCCTGGCCGCACGCACTACGCCAACTTCTCGTCGTGGGACACGTACAAGGCGCAGAACCAGCTCCTCGCGTCGGTCTGGCCCGAGCGCTACGCCGACATGCTGCGTTCGCTCCTGGTCGACGCGACCGAGGGCGGGAAGCTGCCGCGCTGGGGCGAGCAGAACTTCGACGCCTCCCACATGTCCGGCGACCCCGCGATCCCGACCATCACCGACGGCGTCTGCCGCGGCCTGCTCACCGACGCCGAGGCCGAGGAGCTCTATGCAGAGGCCGTCGAGCTCGTCACGCGCAGAGAGGCTGCCTGGCACCAGCGCGGCTACCTCCCGCTCCAGGCGTCGAGCCGCGGCGCGGGGACGACGCTGGAGTACGGCGTCGCCGACTTCTCCCTCGCGCTCCTCGCGCACGCGCTCGGCAAGTCCGAGGACGCCGCGACGTGGGCGGCCCAGTCGGCGGCGTACCGCGACCTGCTCGACCCCGAGACGCGCTGGATCCGGCCGCGCAACGACGACGGGTCGTGGCACGCGCCGTTCGACCCGACCGACGAGACCGGCTTCCAGGAGGGCAACTCCTGGCAGTACTCGTGGCTCGCGCCGCACGACGCGCGCGGCGTGTTCGACCGGATGGGCGGCGACGCCGCTGCGGCCGAGCGCCTCGACACGCACTTCTCCGAGGCCGTCGGCTCCGTCGTGCCGGTGGCCGTCGCGGAGGCGCAGACCCGCGTGACGGCGTTCGGCCTCGTCTACCGCACCAACCAGTACGCCCCAGGCAACGAGCACGACCTCCAGACCTCGTGGATGTACGCGCACGCGCGGCAGCCGTGGAAGGTGCAGAGCGTCCAGCGGCAGATCCAGGGCGTGTTCCGCCCGACGCCCGAGGGCCTGCCCGGCAACGACGACCTCGGCTCGCTGTCGGCCTGGTACGTCTGGTCCGCCCTCGGCCTCGGGCCCGTCACGCCGGGCGCGCCGTTCTACGTGATCGGCTCCCCGGTCTTCGAGCGCGCCGCGATCGACCTGCCCGGCAAGAAGGACGTCGTCATCAACGCGCCGGGCGCGAGCCTGCTGAACAAGTACGTCCAGTCGGCCTCGATCGACCGTTCGTGGATCAGCCACCGCGACCTTCGCAAGGCCGGGACGTTGACCCTGCACATGGGGCCGACGCCGAACACGACGTGGGGTACGGCGTCGGCGCCGCCGTCGCTGTCCGACTCGGGGCTGGGGGCGTTCGCGTGCGACCGCTGA
- a CDS encoding helix-turn-helix domain-containing protein, with product MAEDLYERVRRRVPVLARRMVEAFLDEVPFYRRLPREQLDGEITEICADNLRVFFATLAEDRLPTDAELAEPRGSAARRAQERVPLDAVLTAYHVGGRIGWGELCAEARPEETEALLAAADGVQRYVQAVTGVVATAYLEEQQAIHGEERDARRALVSALLSGEPADDLATRLGVRLAPAWTVLALELGEHPDERSADVTGAVAGRRKVRRVQDVLDAFAGTQVLGSLDATGGVVLLPSPDAALAPLVSDLVRAAGAPVRAGAAYAASRTDLAAAGEQAGEVLRLAGLLGRPSGVYVLRDVLLEYQLTRPSDALPLLAAMLDPIERNPDLLRTLETYLRENLDRRRTAAALHVHPNTLDYRLKRIVELTGLDPATTGGLQLLAAAAAVRGARAAAT from the coding sequence GTGGCCGAGGACCTGTACGAGCGCGTCCGCCGCCGGGTGCCCGTGCTCGCCCGGCGGATGGTCGAGGCGTTCCTCGACGAGGTGCCGTTCTACCGGCGGCTGCCGCGCGAGCAGCTCGACGGCGAGATCACGGAGATCTGCGCGGACAACCTGCGGGTGTTCTTCGCGACGCTGGCCGAGGACAGGCTGCCGACGGACGCCGAGCTGGCGGAGCCGCGCGGGTCGGCGGCGCGGCGCGCGCAGGAGCGGGTGCCGCTGGACGCGGTGCTGACGGCGTACCACGTGGGCGGGCGGATCGGCTGGGGCGAGCTCTGCGCGGAGGCACGGCCCGAGGAGACCGAGGCGCTGCTCGCCGCCGCGGACGGCGTGCAGCGGTACGTCCAGGCCGTGACCGGCGTCGTCGCGACGGCGTACCTGGAGGAGCAGCAGGCGATCCACGGCGAGGAGCGCGACGCCCGCCGCGCGCTGGTCTCCGCGCTGTTGTCCGGCGAGCCCGCGGACGACCTCGCGACGCGGCTCGGCGTGCGGCTCGCGCCGGCGTGGACGGTGCTGGCGCTGGAGCTCGGCGAGCACCCCGACGAACGCAGCGCGGACGTGACCGGCGCGGTCGCCGGGCGGCGGAAGGTACGGCGCGTGCAGGACGTGCTCGACGCGTTCGCCGGGACGCAGGTGCTGGGGTCGCTGGACGCGACGGGCGGCGTCGTGCTGCTGCCGTCACCCGACGCGGCGCTGGCCCCGCTGGTGTCGGACCTCGTGCGCGCGGCCGGCGCTCCGGTCCGGGCGGGGGCCGCGTACGCGGCGTCGCGGACCGACCTCGCGGCGGCGGGCGAGCAGGCGGGCGAGGTGCTGCGGCTCGCGGGTCTCCTCGGCCGGCCGAGCGGCGTCTACGTCCTGCGCGACGTACTCCTCGAGTACCAGCTGACCCGCCCGAGCGACGCGCTGCCGCTGCTCGCCGCGATGCTCGACCCGATCGAGCGCAACCCCGACCTGCTGCGCACGCTGGAGACGTACCTCCGGGAGAACCTCGACCGGCGCAGGACGGCCGCCGCCCTGCACGTGCACCCGAACACGCTCGACTACCGGCTCAAGCGGATCGTCGAGCTGACCGGTCTCGACCCCGCGACGACGGGGGGCCTGCAGCTGCTCGCCGCGGCCGCGGCGGTCAGGGGCGCCCGAGCCGCTGCCACGTAG
- a CDS encoding SigE family RNA polymerase sigma factor, whose protein sequence is MPYDGSLDDLYTQSYRRLVAQLHAVTGNRQEAEDVVQEAFMRAMGRWDDVRTYDAPEAWLRTVALNLARSRWRRAVRGAAALVKHGVPHEEPELSPDHVALMTAMKGLPEAQREALVLHHFVGLSVDEVAASVGAPSGTIKARLSRGRTALAGKLGVEEAALHG, encoded by the coding sequence GTGCCGTACGACGGGTCGCTCGACGACCTCTACACGCAGTCGTACCGGCGTCTCGTCGCGCAGCTGCACGCCGTCACCGGCAACCGGCAGGAGGCGGAGGACGTCGTGCAGGAGGCGTTCATGCGCGCGATGGGACGGTGGGACGACGTCCGCACGTACGACGCTCCCGAGGCGTGGCTTCGTACCGTCGCGCTCAACCTCGCCCGCAGCCGCTGGCGCCGCGCCGTCCGCGGCGCCGCCGCGCTGGTCAAGCACGGCGTACCCCACGAGGAGCCCGAGCTGTCCCCCGACCACGTCGCCCTCATGACCGCCATGAAGGGCCTGCCCGAGGCGCAGCGCGAGGCACTGGTGCTGCACCACTTCGTCGGCCTGTCCGTCGACGAGGTGGCCGCCTCGGTCGGCGCGCCGAGCGGCACGATCAAGGCCCGGCTGTCCCGCGGCCGTACGGCGCTCGCCGGCAAGCTCGGGGTCGAGGAGGCGGCGCTCCATGGCTGA
- a CDS encoding leucyl aminopeptidase, with the protein MTSLSLTGPDAAAVKADVLVVGVAKGPKGLALAAGNAPVDKAFGGRLAKVLADLGFQGNEDECVRVPTLGQLGATSVVAVGLGDAKKVTAETLRRAAGAGVRAATGARRAATTLSLHAVDGAQRAVAEGALLGAYDFVKFRNASLEGRKEPVQSVTLLVGDPKDKAAVNAAKRADVVAQAVALARDLVNTPPGDLHPADLADIARTECTKAGCSVEVMDEKALKKGGYGGILGVGQGSANPPRLVRIEYRHPRATRTIALVGKGVTFDSGGISIKPAASMEWMKSDMAGAAAVVAALTAIARLGLRVNVTGWVPTAENMPSGAAIRPGDVLTMFGGKRVEILNTDAEGRLILADAIVRAGQESPDLIVDAATLTGAQLVALGARTAGVMSNDDDLRTRIVAASETAGEMMWPMPLPQELRKSIDSDVADITNTGDRYGGMLVGGMFLKEFVAEGIPWAHLDVAGPAYNTNDPWGYTPKGGTGVPVRTFVQLAEDEAAR; encoded by the coding sequence ATGACTTCGCTCTCCCTCACCGGTCCGGACGCGGCCGCCGTCAAGGCCGACGTACTCGTCGTCGGCGTCGCCAAGGGGCCCAAGGGCCTCGCTCTCGCGGCGGGCAACGCGCCCGTCGACAAGGCGTTCGGCGGCCGCCTGGCCAAGGTGCTCGCCGACCTCGGCTTCCAGGGCAACGAGGACGAGTGCGTCCGCGTCCCCACCCTCGGCCAGCTCGGCGCGACGAGCGTCGTCGCGGTCGGCCTCGGCGACGCGAAGAAGGTCACCGCGGAGACGCTGCGCCGCGCCGCCGGTGCGGGCGTCCGCGCCGCCACCGGCGCCCGCCGCGCCGCCACGACGCTCTCGCTGCACGCGGTCGACGGCGCGCAGCGCGCGGTCGCGGAGGGCGCGCTGCTGGGGGCGTACGACTTCGTGAAGTTCCGCAACGCCTCCCTCGAGGGACGCAAGGAGCCCGTCCAGTCGGTGACGCTGCTCGTCGGCGACCCCAAGGACAAGGCGGCCGTCAACGCCGCCAAGCGCGCGGACGTCGTAGCCCAGGCCGTCGCGCTGGCCCGCGACCTCGTCAACACTCCCCCCGGCGACCTGCACCCCGCCGACCTCGCGGACATCGCCAGGACCGAGTGCACCAAGGCAGGCTGCTCGGTCGAGGTCATGGACGAGAAGGCGTTGAAGAAGGGCGGCTACGGCGGCATCCTCGGCGTCGGCCAGGGCTCCGCCAACCCGCCGCGGCTGGTCCGCATCGAGTACCGCCACCCGCGCGCGACCCGCACGATCGCGCTCGTCGGCAAGGGCGTGACGTTCGACTCGGGCGGCATCTCCATCAAGCCCGCCGCGTCGATGGAGTGGATGAAGTCCGACATGGCCGGGGCGGCCGCGGTCGTCGCGGCGCTCACCGCGATCGCGCGGCTCGGCCTCCGCGTCAACGTCACCGGCTGGGTCCCCACCGCCGAGAACATGCCGTCCGGCGCGGCGATCCGCCCTGGCGACGTACTCACGATGTTCGGCGGCAAGCGTGTCGAGATCCTCAACACCGACGCCGAGGGCCGGCTCATCCTCGCCGACGCCATCGTGCGCGCCGGCCAGGAGAGCCCCGACCTCATCGTCGACGCCGCGACGCTCACCGGCGCGCAGCTCGTCGCGCTCGGCGCTCGTACGGCGGGCGTCATGAGCAACGACGACGACCTGCGTACGCGCATCGTCGCCGCGAGCGAGACGGCCGGCGAGATGATGTGGCCGATGCCGCTCCCCCAGGAGCTGCGCAAGTCCATCGACTCCGACGTCGCCGACATCACCAACACCGGCGACCGCTACGGCGGCATGCTCGTCGGCGGGATGTTCCTCAAGGAGTTCGTGGCCGAGGGCATCCCGTGGGCGCACCTCGACGTCGCGGGCCCGGCGTACAACACGAACGACCCCTGGGGCTACACGCCGAAGGGCGGCACCGGCGTGCCGGTGCGGACGTTCGTCCAGCTCGCCGAGGACGAGGCCGCGCGGTAG